In one window of Pieris brassicae chromosome 10, ilPieBrab1.1, whole genome shotgun sequence DNA:
- the LOC123715111 gene encoding sodium-dependent nutrient amino acid transporter 1-like: MSSDPSSVENGAQHNKGFDPSPETVSHTKESELDKKLRLKYERINKRPKWDNQLEFLMSCIATSVGLGNVWRFPFVAYQNGGGAFLIPYIIVLIVVGKPMYFLELALGQFSNSNSIKVWSLSPALKGTGYAQAIGGAYIVSYYVSIIALCLYYLAMSFSSTLPWALCDPSWDNCVPSGQSVNASQIQGNATSSAELYFTKVVLRQSKGIDNGIGLPLWDLTLCLLASWLIIFIIVARGIKSTGKASYFLALFPYVIMIILLVRAVTLPGAVNGILFFITPEWSKILEIKVWYAAVTQVFFSLSVCSGALLMFSSYNNFDQNVYRDAMIVTTLDTFTSLLSGFTIFGVLGNLAYELNYDDVSQVIGTGGTSLAFISYPDAIAKSPIVPQLFAVLFFLMMAVLGVGSGVALLSMINTVLLDAFPSVPTTLMSASVCVVAFLIGLVYVTPGGQYILELVDFYGGTFMRLFSAIAETIGVFWIYGLENLTIDIQFMLGRTCSFYWRICWSIITPVLMIVVFFYAMITTERLKFGGTYDYPEAAYIAGNCLQYFGIAMVPIFIIAALWKYRSKSIVETVKTAFRKKPTYGPVDIQKRKEWQEFRANAKHNRQMQRKGWIQHIFIILFRGYQR; encoded by the exons ttaaaatatgaaagaataaacaaaagaCCAAAATGGGACAATCAACTGGAATTTTTAATGTCCTGCATTGCAACCTCAGTAGGATTAGGAAATGTATGGAGATTCCCTTTTGTTGCATACCAGAATGGTGGTGGGGCTTTTCTCATACCATATATTATTGTACTGATAGTAGTGGGAAAACCTATGTATTTCCTCGAGTTAGCACTGGGACAGTTTAGTAACAGCAACAGTATAAAAGTGTGGTCTTTGTCACCAGCCCTGAAAG GGACTGGATATGCACAGGCCATAGGTGGAGCGTATATAGTTTCCTACTATGTATCCATTATTGCCCTCTGTCTTTATTACTTAGCGATGAGCTTTAGTTCGACCCTTCCGTGGGCACTTTGTGATCCGTCTTGGGATAACTGTGTACCTTCAGGACAATCTGTCAACGCCTCGCAAATACAAGGAAATGCCACAAGTAGCGCAGAATTATATTTCAC GAAAGTGGTATTACGTCAATCTAAGGGAATAGATAATGGGATtg GTCTTCCGCTGTGGGATTTGACACTATGTCTCCTGGCGTCATggcttattattttcattatcgTTGCCCGTGGAATAAAGAGTACGGGCAAAGCCTCCTACTTCCTTGCTCTGTTTCCTTATGTCATCATGATCATACTGCTTGTGCG aGCCGTAACTTTACCTGGGGCTGTTAATgggatattgttttttatcacACCTGAATGGAGTAAAATATTGGAAATTAAG gtgTGGTATGCGGCTGTGACCCAAGTATTTTTCTCGTTGTCAGTATGCTCTGGAGCTCTTCTGATGTTTTCATCATACAACAATTTCGATCAAAATGTTTACAG GGATGCAATGATAGTCACAACTCTGGACACATTCACTAGTTTACTATCAGGCTTCACGATATTTGGTGTTCTTGGAAATCTCgcttatgaattaaattacgATGATGTTAGTCAGGTCATTGGAACGGGAGGTACAAGTTTGGCCTTTATATCATATCCAGATGCTATTGCCAAGTCACCTATTGTACCACAG CTATTTGCGGTATTATTCTTCTTGATGATGGCTGTATTGGGTGTAGGATCTGGTGTGGCTCTGCTTTCTATGATCAACACAGTACTTCTGGATGCATTCCCTTCAGTTCCTACTACACTGATGTCTGCCTCAGTTTGCGTGGTAGCGTTCCTGATTGGACTGGTCTACGTCACGCCG GGAGGTCAATACATACTTGAATTAGTTGATTTCTATGGAGGAACGTTCATGAGACTCTTTTCCGCTATTGCTGAGACTATTGGAGTATTCTGGATTTACG GTTTAGAGAATTTGACGATAGACATTCAGTTTATGTTAGGAAGAACCTGCTCTTTCTACTGGAGGATATGTTGGAGCATCATCACCCCAGTTTTAATGATTGTAGTGTTCTTTTACGCAATGATCACCACAGAAAGACTCAAATTTGGGGGCACATATGACTACCCTGAAGCTGCTTATA TTGCTGGAAACTGCCTCCAATATTTCGGTATAGCGATGGTTCCCATTTTCATTATAGCTGCCTTATGGAAATACAGATCAAAAAGCATAGTCGAG ACTGTAAAAACGGCGTTCCGAAAGAAACCAACCTATGGACCAGTGGATATTCAAAAGCGGAAAGAATGGCAAGAATTCCGTGCAAATGCGAAACACAACCGACAAATGCAAAGAAAAGGATGGATCCAACATATCTTTATAATACTTTTCCGTGGATACCAAAgatag